The following proteins are co-located in the Limanda limanda chromosome 5, fLimLim1.1, whole genome shotgun sequence genome:
- the LOC133002149 gene encoding uncharacterized protein LOC133002149, which yields MAKKRLGLNLFKKTPKTKTNVDTKSKGKQQFNQGDYPQQPDRPGGNPYQGGYPHQPGNPAGSYPAAGYPAQGYPYGGGYGGYGGHGGYPGGYMNYNPNNKIPSPHYGGSFGYGGHGGRGGSPFSHSVQGMGVYPQDRSRGFGRSAVVAAAGGAMAGMALGYGLGRFPRPHFNFHSPQEEYYYNHYMYRRYGVRSTDTNDYGRDYRYSQPPQTYDSFMDSCMKRTDLLPVENRKPKLNPAAATTTTTTFTTTTTTTSTATTTAAAPHTGGSNTTERNSSTAENTSTSSPSTQRPLVESEAKPVPPVPQALRKAASDEDTVSILEIGYPALIGQMKARRCVELYMVYSEKYLKKTTEPGVDDGVQGLEKCLQGFLALVTSTIVMLLNSNVLTMLHF from the coding sequence ATGGCCAAGAAAAGACTAGGGCTTAATCTGTTTAAAAAGACTCCCAAAACAAAAACCAATGTGGACACCAAGTCCAAGGGTAAACAACAGTTCAACCAAGGAGATTACCCCCAGCAGCCAGACAGACCTGGAGGCAATCCTTACCAAGGAGGCTACCCCCATCAGCCGGGAAACCCAGCAGGAAGCTATCCAGCTGCTGGTTACCCTGCACAGGGCTACCCATATGGAGGAGGTTATGGAGGGTATGGTGGTCATGGAGGGTATCCAGGTGGATACATGAACTACAACCCAAACAACAAAATCCCAAGCCCTCACTATGGAGGCAGCTTTGGATATGGGGGCCACGGCGGGAGGGGCGGCTCTCCCTTTTCCCACTCAGTTCAGGGGATGGGCGTTTATCCTCAAGATAGATCCAGAGGGTTTGGGCGCAGTGCAGTGGTGGCAGCAGCTGGAGGCGCCATGGCAGGAATGGCCCTGGGCTACGGGCTGGGGAGGTTCCCTCGTCCTCACTTCAACTTCCACAGCCCCCAGGAGGAGTACTACTACAACCACTACATGTACAGGAGATATGGAGTCAGGTCTACTGATACCAATGACTATGGCAGAGACTACAGGTACAGCCAACCCCCTCAGACCTACGACAGCTTCATGGACTCGTGCATGAAGAGAACAGACCTTCTGCCAGTGGAGAATCGAAAGCCCAAACTCAACCCAGCTGCCGCAACCACCACCACAACTACTTTcacaaccaccaccacaactACTTCCACAGCCACCACCACAGCTGCTGCACCACATACTGGcggcagcaacacaacagagagaaacagcagcacCGCAGAGAACACCTCGACCTCTTCACCTTCAACTCAAAGGCCTCTTGTTGAATCTGAAGCCAAACCTGTGCCTCCAGTTCCACAGGCTCTCAGAAAAGCAGCTTCTGATGAAGATACAGTCAGCATTTTGGAGATCGGCTACCCGGCACTGATCGGACAGATGAAGGCAAGGAGGTGTGTGGAGCTCTACATGGTTTACTCTGAGAAGTACTTGAAGAAAACGACAGAGCCCGGCGTCGATGATGGGGTGCAGGGACTGGAGAAGTGCTTGCAAGGGTTTTTAGCTCTTGTCACCAGTACCATAGTGATGCTACTGAACAGCAATGTGCTAACAATGCTGCacttttga